A region of Domibacillus sp. DTU_2020_1001157_1_SI_ALB_TIR_016 DNA encodes the following proteins:
- a CDS encoding GerAB/ArcD/ProY family transporter: protein MGGKMKKEASISNWQLFFFMLQTHVGVGILSLPYDVHQVAGKDGWLSILLAGFFMQIGIIVI, encoded by the coding sequence GTGGGTGGAAAAATGAAAAAGGAAGCAAGCATTTCAAATTGGCAGCTATTTTTCTTTATGTTACAAACCCATGTTGGTGTCGGAATTCTCTCTCTTCCATACGACGTGCATCAAGTCGCAGGGAAAGACGGCTGGTTATCAATCCTGCTTGCGGGTTTTTTCATGCAGATAGGAATTATCGTGATTTGA
- a CDS encoding LysR family transcriptional regulator: MNIENIEAFLYVCQLGSFNKAAEALYLTQPSVTARIQSLEREINMKLFHRNGNKISITEKGEYFFPHAQKILQAYQEAKYGLNQVIIPYELVIGSALSISNNILPDILPAFKSEFKDVRIKMVTGHSKDILHKVINKEVDFGIVRTETHPQVKSIRLYHDPISLIVPKGHDFLEKEKVTVEEISKHPLIFFDYGSMDWLMIHRLFLSNNVNPNIYLEVDNMETAKNLVLEGLGISFLPEHCVRKELANEELFRVEMEPHVKINISIDCIYLKDKPKSVFMDFLETKLFEQ, translated from the coding sequence ATGAATATCGAAAATATTGAAGCCTTCCTTTATGTTTGCCAATTAGGCAGTTTCAATAAAGCAGCAGAGGCTCTTTATTTAACGCAGCCTTCTGTAACCGCGCGTATTCAATCCTTGGAACGGGAAATTAATATGAAGCTTTTTCATCGCAATGGAAATAAGATTTCGATCACAGAAAAGGGAGAATATTTTTTTCCGCACGCCCAAAAAATTCTTCAGGCTTATCAGGAAGCAAAATATGGATTAAACCAGGTAATCATTCCGTATGAGCTAGTAATTGGCAGTGCTTTATCGATTTCGAACAATATTCTTCCGGACATTCTTCCTGCTTTTAAGTCTGAGTTTAAAGATGTCCGTATCAAAATGGTGACAGGTCATTCTAAAGATATTTTGCACAAGGTGATTAATAAAGAAGTGGACTTCGGTATTGTGCGAACAGAAACACACCCCCAGGTAAAATCCATCAGGCTTTATCATGATCCGATTAGCCTTATTGTTCCAAAAGGCCACGATTTTTTAGAAAAAGAAAAAGTGACAGTGGAAGAAATCAGTAAACATCCATTAATCTTTTTCGATTATGGATCGATGGACTGGCTTATGATCCATCGGCTGTTTCTGAGTAATAATGTGAATCCAAATATATATTTAGAAGTGGATAATATGGAAACAGCCAAAAACCTGGTATTGGAAGGCTTAGGTATTAGTTTTTTGCCTGAACACTGTGTCAGAAAAGAATTGGCAAATGAAGAATTATTTCGCGTTGAGATGGAACCTCATGTAAAAATAAACATTAGTATCGATTGTATTTATTTAAAAGATAAACCTAAGTCCGTTTTTATGGATTTTTTGGAAACCAAACTATTTGAACAGTAA
- a CDS encoding aspartate/glutamate racemase family protein codes for MKKVVGIIGGMGPLATVDLMNKIIQRTPASKDQDHIHVIADNYTQIPDRTTAILGKGANPAPYIEQSARRLEEAGADFLVIACNTAHFFYKSADHAVSIPILHMPKETAVFLKKNNINKAGLLATSGTLNTKLYQRSCESYNIEVLEPDSKMQEAVMQGIYAIKGGDLEKGHQNLLAAAKKLLQEGAEAIIAGCTEIPLVLTSSSNMPIIDPTEILADMVIETSLGLEERVQA; via the coding sequence ATGAAAAAAGTAGTTGGAATTATTGGTGGAATGGGTCCTTTAGCCACAGTAGATTTAATGAATAAAATTATTCAGCGGACACCTGCAAGTAAAGATCAAGATCATATCCATGTCATTGCAGATAACTATACCCAGATACCTGATCGGACAACGGCTATACTGGGAAAAGGTGCAAATCCTGCTCCCTATATTGAGCAGTCAGCACGGCGTTTAGAAGAGGCAGGGGCAGATTTTTTAGTCATCGCCTGTAATACTGCACATTTCTTTTATAAGTCAGCTGATCATGCAGTAAGTATCCCTATTTTGCATATGCCCAAAGAGACAGCAGTTTTTTTAAAGAAGAATAATATCAATAAGGCGGGTTTGCTGGCAACAAGCGGCACCCTAAATACAAAACTGTATCAACGTAGCTGTGAAAGTTACAATATTGAAGTGTTGGAACCTGATTCAAAGATGCAGGAGGCCGTCATGCAAGGAATATATGCAATAAAAGGCGGCGATTTGGAAAAAGGGCATCAAAACCTTTTGGCAGCTGCTAAAAAGCTGCTGCAAGAAGGGGCGGAAGCGATTATAGCGGGCTGTACAGAAATCCCACTTGTCTTAACCTCGTCTTCAAACATGCCTATTATTGATCCTACAGAAATTTTAGCGGATATGGTCATTGAAACGTCACTTGGATTAGAAGAAAGAGTACAGGCATAA
- a CDS encoding MurR/RpiR family transcriptional regulator has product MENPIIKLQNKISELTDTQRRVADYIIKHPLDVAFLTVDQLAGIVGTSTTTIMRLTFSVGYSGYTEFQKGLQEILRNRAAPQTRLEANIKGMGENNLWGRYAESQISSIQDTMNMISPEVLEETIEKIVSAERIICTSVRSGLPVAQYLTHGLNRLLGNTQMIVSDVSDWVDTIVNMSSNDLVIAISFPRYARRIIDFTETAKGNGVQVISITDSYSSPLMKHSDLILPCNSSSIAFHNSAVSSMFVADYLISAIAINYPERTKERLDKVNKILTNMNYHSLHE; this is encoded by the coding sequence ATGGAAAATCCAATTATTAAATTACAAAATAAAATATCAGAGTTAACAGATACACAAAGAAGAGTAGCCGATTATATAATTAAACATCCGCTTGATGTTGCTTTTTTGACAGTGGATCAATTAGCGGGCATTGTTGGTACAAGTACAACAACGATTATGCGCTTAACCTTTAGCGTCGGTTATTCAGGCTACACAGAATTTCAAAAGGGGCTTCAGGAGATACTTCGTAATCGTGCTGCTCCGCAAACAAGACTTGAAGCTAATATAAAAGGGATGGGCGAGAATAATTTATGGGGGCGGTATGCGGAAAGCCAGATCAGCAGCATACAGGATACGATGAATATGATATCGCCTGAAGTCCTTGAAGAGACTATTGAGAAAATTGTATCTGCTGAACGTATTATCTGCACAAGTGTTAGGAGCGGTCTGCCTGTAGCCCAATACTTAACACATGGACTTAATCGTCTTTTGGGGAATACACAAATGATCGTCTCTGATGTAAGTGATTGGGTGGATACTATCGTGAATATGTCATCAAACGATCTGGTGATTGCCATAAGTTTCCCTCGATATGCAAGGAGGATTATTGACTTTACGGAAACAGCAAAGGGGAACGGGGTACAAGTTATTTCTATTACGGATAGCTACTCGTCACCTCTTATGAAGCATTCCGACTTAATTTTACCTTGTAATTCAAGCAGTATCGCTTTTCATAATTCAGCGGTATCCTCCATGTTTGTTGCCGATTATTTAATCAGTGCTATTGCTATCAATTACCCAGAAAGAACAAAAGAACGTCTCGATAAAGTAAATAAAATTTTAACAAATATGAATTACCATTCCTTACATGAATAA
- a CDS encoding MFS transporter produces MRKMKRPDRYKVFVCTALFMVSIAGSRPLIPLYAYDLGVSHAEIGVIVALFSFLPLFLSIYLGKMIDRVGIKGPLIASIVFGILSMVIVASFNNITGVYLSQVFAGFAQLVFVLSIQAYSGQFSKSKLREYYIAVFSIAVAAGSFIGPLITGFLSDTFSYTYAFFSLGIILIFILPISFFFTSKKTMSKINGKPKNNAFLLLRLPDLRKAVLVSSIVLLAKDTYNAFFPLLAVENGLSAFIIGVIVALNAGAGMLIRGFLPWISQHLKRDVVITLSIFFAGLSYLLHPITDHVISLSILSLVLGFCTGIAQPLSIFATIIALPKERVAEGLGLRLTFNKLTQIIAPLSLGAVSGLTGMSGVFFLCGAVIMAGSVNSQKIALYKRR; encoded by the coding sequence ATGAGAAAAATGAAAAGACCCGATCGTTATAAAGTTTTTGTTTGCACCGCTTTATTTATGGTTAGCATTGCAGGAAGCAGGCCGCTCATTCCATTATATGCATACGATTTAGGCGTGAGCCATGCGGAAATAGGCGTGATAGTTGCGCTGTTCTCTTTTTTACCGCTCTTTTTGTCCATTTATTTAGGAAAAATGATCGACAGAGTTGGTATCAAAGGACCTCTTATTGCAAGTATTGTTTTTGGAATCCTTTCTATGGTTATCGTGGCTTCTTTCAATAATATTACGGGGGTCTATCTATCACAAGTATTTGCCGGGTTTGCACAGTTAGTGTTTGTATTATCTATACAAGCATATTCAGGACAATTCTCAAAAAGTAAACTAAGAGAATATTATATCGCGGTGTTCAGTATCGCAGTCGCAGCCGGCAGTTTTATCGGACCACTAATTACAGGTTTTTTGTCAGATACCTTCAGTTATACCTATGCTTTTTTCAGTTTGGGTATTATTCTGATATTTATACTTCCAATATCCTTCTTCTTTACAAGCAAAAAAACGATGTCGAAGATCAATGGAAAGCCTAAAAACAATGCCTTTCTATTACTTCGCCTCCCCGACTTGCGGAAAGCAGTGCTAGTCAGTTCTATAGTTTTGCTTGCAAAAGATACATACAACGCCTTCTTCCCGTTGCTTGCTGTTGAAAATGGTCTCTCTGCTTTTATCATTGGGGTAATTGTGGCATTAAATGCAGGAGCAGGCATGTTAATCCGTGGCTTTTTGCCATGGATATCACAACATTTAAAGCGGGATGTTGTTATTACTTTATCGATCTTCTTTGCAGGCCTTTCTTATCTTTTACATCCAATTACAGATCACGTTATATCGCTTAGTATTTTATCTTTAGTGCTTGGTTTTTGTACCGGAATTGCACAGCCGCTTTCTATTTTTGCAACAATTATTGCACTGCCAAAAGAGCGGGTGGCCGAAGGGCTTGGATTACGTCTAACATTTAATAAATTAACTCAAATTATAGCACCGCTTTCTCTTGGTGCTGTTTCAGGTTTAACGGGAATGTCTGGTGTGTTTTTTTTATGCGGCGCGGTTATTATGGCTGGTTCTGTTAATTCTCAAAAAATTGCTTTGTACAAAAGAAGATGA
- a CDS encoding prephenate dehydrogenase/arogenate dehydrogenase family protein, protein MHLGFIGFGEAAFELASGLKQQGLEKMTAYDPLWNVPAYEALILHRATTAGVTLVQTPEEVLREINAVIVAVPADKALEVSEQLKPNLKSGMVYIDVSASSPDVKKKVAANIQEKGGKFVDAAMMGPLPVYKHEVPILASGEGTDTFMENMQPFGMNISKVSEVPGEATAVKLIRSIYMKGIAGLYVELLEAAHEFNVETLVIDSLSETINGRTFEETMNRLVTGTALHAARRSVELGGTIAMLDSVNIDSSMSKAAKEKIEKLASLNLKDKFNGEKPEHWLQVIEAF, encoded by the coding sequence ATGCATTTGGGATTTATCGGTTTTGGAGAAGCAGCATTTGAATTGGCATCAGGATTAAAACAGCAAGGACTTGAAAAGATGACGGCGTATGACCCCCTTTGGAATGTACCAGCATATGAGGCATTGATACTACATCGAGCAACAACAGCAGGTGTAACACTCGTTCAAACACCGGAGGAAGTTTTAAGAGAGATAAACGCTGTTATCGTTGCCGTACCAGCAGATAAAGCCCTTGAAGTAAGCGAACAGTTAAAACCAAATCTAAAAAGCGGTATGGTATATATTGATGTATCCGCTTCTAGTCCCGATGTGAAGAAAAAAGTTGCTGCCAATATTCAAGAAAAAGGTGGAAAGTTTGTGGATGCAGCTATGATGGGTCCACTTCCGGTATATAAACACGAAGTTCCTATTCTAGCAAGTGGTGAAGGAACAGATACCTTTATGGAAAACATGCAGCCTTTCGGCATGAACATTAGCAAAGTCAGTGAGGTGCCGGGAGAAGCAACAGCCGTTAAATTAATTAGGAGTATCTATATGAAGGGTATTGCCGGCCTTTATGTTGAACTCCTGGAAGCAGCACACGAGTTCAATGTTGAGACACTGGTTATTGATTCACTCAGTGAAACAATTAATGGCCGTACATTTGAGGAGACAATGAATAGACTCGTTACCGGAACAGCTCTTCACGCCGCTAGACGCTCTGTGGAGCTGGGCGGAACCATTGCGATGCTCGATTCTGTCAATATTGATTCTTCTATGTCAAAAGCAGCAAAAGAAAAAATTGAAAAGCTCGCTTCTTTAAATTTGAAAGATAAGTTTAATGGTGAAAAACCGGAACACTGGCTTCAAGTAATTGAAGCTTTTTAA
- a CDS encoding RraA family protein, with amino-acid sequence MIYKEDLLPQEIIERAKKLNTTLLSDALGCTGSMHFTVKPVAPGMKVVGTALTVDLRAGDNLFLHQGIYCGGEGYVLVADGKGHTENAYLGELMAGAAKAIGLEGIVIDGLVRDKEMLGKIGLPIFAKGFIPNGPFKDGPGAINTPISCAGVVVHPGDLIVGDEDGVIVVPKDKIEEALHKAENKFEYEEKRLQTIANYEEKRRQGNVDGISIAPPWLEDKIKEFGF; translated from the coding sequence ATGATTTACAAAGAAGACCTCTTACCACAAGAAATAATCGAGCGTGCTAAAAAACTAAATACCACACTTTTATCAGATGCACTGGGTTGCACAGGTTCAATGCATTTTACTGTTAAGCCTGTAGCACCAGGCATGAAAGTTGTTGGAACCGCTTTAACTGTAGATTTAAGAGCTGGTGATAATCTCTTTTTGCATCAAGGTATTTACTGTGGCGGGGAAGGATATGTTCTCGTAGCAGATGGTAAAGGACATACTGAAAACGCATACCTTGGAGAATTAATGGCTGGTGCTGCAAAAGCTATAGGATTAGAAGGCATTGTGATTGATGGTCTTGTTCGTGATAAAGAAATGCTCGGTAAAATTGGACTTCCTATATTTGCAAAAGGTTTTATACCGAATGGGCCATTCAAGGATGGACCGGGAGCAATCAATACCCCGATTTCATGCGCTGGAGTAGTCGTTCATCCGGGTGATTTAATTGTTGGGGATGAAGATGGTGTAATCGTTGTTCCCAAAGATAAAATTGAGGAAGCACTGCATAAAGCTGAAAACAAATTTGAATATGAAGAAAAGCGCCTGCAGACTATTGCGAATTATGAAGAGAAACGCAGACAGGGAAATGTAGACGGAATCAGCATTGCACCACCATGGCTGGAAGATAAAATAAAAGAATTTGGGTTTTAA
- a CDS encoding tripartite tricarboxylate transporter permease has product MESLGYLLTGFETAVTWQNLLYCLVGVTFGMLIGVLPGLGPTAGTALLLPMTFGMEPVSAVIMLAGIYYGSMYGGTITSVLINAPGEAASLITCLDGYPLAKQGRAGVALGISAIGSFIGGTVAIIGLVIVGPLVAQQALKFGPPEFFALVVVGLSLLVGLMGKSLVRGLMAAFFGLMLAFVGMDTMGTFRFTFGEAHLEDGFDFISIAMGLFGLSELLINAEENLKAQAQKPPKIQGLMPKRDEWAPTLKAVSRGSGLGFLIGLVPGTNSVIPTILSYSMERKISKDPSRFGKGALEGVAGPETANNAYSGAALIPLFTLGIPSSPAIAVLLGAFIMHGLTPGPTLFQNNPEFAWGVIASMFVGNLILLIMNLPLANVWARITMVPFKLLFPIILIITILGTYSISNSLFDVGAMLVFGVIGYFMKKAEFPLAPVILTFVLGKILESSLLKSLTIFNGDFSQFFTRPISGTLLVIAVIMMALSIYFGFTNKKIADDVEM; this is encoded by the coding sequence ATGGAATCATTAGGGTACTTACTAACAGGATTTGAGACAGCCGTTACGTGGCAAAATCTGCTTTATTGTTTGGTTGGCGTTACCTTCGGCATGTTAATTGGGGTATTGCCAGGGCTTGGACCTACAGCCGGTACAGCACTCCTTTTACCAATGACATTTGGAATGGAACCTGTTTCGGCGGTAATCATGCTGGCCGGCATCTACTACGGTTCAATGTATGGCGGAACAATTACATCGGTTTTAATCAATGCTCCAGGAGAAGCGGCATCACTTATTACCTGTCTGGACGGCTATCCCTTGGCCAAACAGGGAAGGGCAGGTGTGGCCTTGGGCATTTCTGCGATTGGGTCTTTTATTGGTGGTACTGTTGCCATTATCGGTCTTGTCATTGTGGGTCCTTTGGTTGCGCAGCAGGCACTTAAATTTGGGCCGCCAGAATTTTTTGCATTAGTCGTTGTAGGCTTATCATTGTTGGTAGGCTTAATGGGTAAATCGCTAGTGCGAGGATTGATGGCGGCATTCTTTGGCTTAATGCTAGCATTTGTCGGCATGGATACAATGGGAACCTTCCGTTTTACTTTCGGTGAAGCGCATTTAGAAGATGGTTTTGATTTTATTTCAATCGCGATGGGCCTATTTGGTTTATCTGAATTACTTATCAATGCAGAAGAAAATTTGAAAGCTCAAGCGCAGAAGCCACCAAAAATTCAAGGTTTAATGCCAAAGCGCGATGAGTGGGCCCCTACATTAAAGGCCGTTTCCCGGGGCAGTGGTTTAGGTTTTTTAATTGGTTTGGTCCCAGGAACTAACTCTGTAATCCCTACAATTCTTAGTTATTCCATGGAACGTAAAATCTCAAAAGATCCATCGCGTTTCGGTAAAGGTGCCCTAGAAGGAGTTGCGGGCCCGGAAACGGCAAATAATGCATATAGTGGCGCTGCATTAATTCCATTGTTCACTTTGGGGATTCCGAGTTCACCAGCAATTGCTGTTCTGCTCGGTGCTTTTATTATGCATGGTTTAACACCGGGACCAACCTTGTTTCAAAATAACCCCGAATTTGCTTGGGGGGTTATTGCCAGTATGTTTGTTGGCAACCTGATACTTCTTATTATGAACTTACCTTTGGCAAATGTATGGGCAAGGATTACAATGGTTCCTTTCAAACTTCTTTTCCCTATTATCCTTATTATTACAATACTTGGAACTTACAGCATTAGTAATAGTTTGTTTGATGTCGGAGCCATGTTAGTCTTTGGTGTCATTGGTTACTTTATGAAAAAAGCGGAATTTCCTCTGGCACCTGTTATTTTGACATTTGTCTTAGGCAAAATTCTTGAGAGTTCTTTATTAAAATCTTTAACCATTTTTAATGGGGACTTTTCACAGTTTTTCACGAGACCAATATCTGGAACTTTGCTGGTTATTGCAGTGATTATGATGGCTCTCAGCATCTATTTTGGCTTTACAAATAAAAAGATTGCGGATGATGTGGAGATGTAA
- a CDS encoding tripartite tricarboxylate transporter TctB family protein, with product MKNLGVVMSIFFFLISGIVFKQALSMEYYSEFGPGSALLPLWISGFMMILCVINIIMSLKKNIIHFSDVMPKGEGLVNVLTCVGSLALFMLIVPYAGFTISCLLMLFILFSRGYKWYWGLGLSTMVTGLLFWIFGSILSIPLPVNAFGW from the coding sequence TTGAAAAACCTTGGCGTTGTGATGAGTATTTTCTTTTTCCTTATTAGTGGAATAGTGTTTAAGCAAGCGTTATCAATGGAGTACTATAGCGAGTTTGGGCCAGGTTCAGCTTTATTGCCGCTTTGGATCAGCGGATTTATGATGATTCTCTGTGTGATCAATATCATCATGTCACTTAAAAAAAATATCATTCATTTTTCTGATGTCATGCCCAAGGGAGAGGGCTTAGTCAATGTGTTGACATGTGTTGGCTCCTTGGCATTGTTTATGCTGATCGTCCCTTATGCCGGATTTACTATCTCTTGTTTATTAATGTTGTTTATCTTGTTTTCCCGAGGATACAAATGGTATTGGGGATTGGGGCTTTCAACAATGGTTACAGGTTTACTGTTTTGGATTTTTGGCTCGATATTAAGTATTCCATTGCCTGTAAATGCATTTGGATGGTAA
- a CDS encoding tripartite tricarboxylate transporter substrate binding protein gives MKKTLLILLLLISSIGTMVGCSNQKTASGTPEESTGSEKDSDYPNKPIKLIVSFAAGGGTDLGARLLGPHLEKELGVPVVIENKPGSGGWIGYKELLDAEPDGYTIGYLNTPGLMTGYLNPSTQRKENLDSFDYIANHVLDAGVIAIRADEDRFSTIEELIEYAKKKNVTSTTNGVASGNHFAALQLNETLGTKFKPVHFDGTAEALTGVLGGHVDVLVAKAGEVLEAEKEGQMKVIGVMMEERVPQFPDVPTLKETVGEVLNYSSRGIGAPKGLDPVVLEKLQTAADKAMNNPEHIKKMEELGLNIEVIKGEDYKAMLKEEEQSAKDLQHLMGW, from the coding sequence ATGAAGAAAACGCTTTTAATCCTACTATTATTAATTTCATCTATCGGAACTATGGTAGGGTGCAGCAACCAAAAAACAGCAAGTGGTACACCGGAAGAAAGTACTGGAAGTGAAAAAGATAGTGATTATCCAAATAAACCAATTAAATTGATTGTCTCGTTTGCTGCTGGTGGTGGGACGGACTTGGGCGCTCGTTTATTAGGCCCCCATTTGGAAAAAGAATTAGGTGTGCCGGTGGTCATTGAGAACAAGCCAGGCAGCGGTGGATGGATTGGCTACAAGGAGTTGCTTGATGCAGAGCCAGATGGCTATACAATCGGATATCTAAATACTCCCGGCTTAATGACAGGTTATCTAAACCCTTCTACACAAAGAAAAGAGAATTTAGATAGTTTTGATTATATTGCTAATCATGTTCTTGATGCAGGAGTAATTGCGATCCGTGCAGATGAAGATCGCTTTTCTACAATTGAAGAATTGATTGAATACGCAAAGAAAAAGAATGTAACATCTACAACAAATGGTGTCGCATCGGGAAACCATTTTGCAGCTTTGCAGCTTAACGAAACACTGGGAACCAAATTTAAACCTGTTCATTTTGATGGAACGGCCGAAGCTTTGACTGGGGTTCTTGGTGGGCATGTTGACGTCTTAGTAGCAAAAGCTGGGGAAGTTTTAGAGGCTGAAAAAGAAGGACAAATGAAAGTAATTGGCGTCATGATGGAAGAACGGGTTCCTCAATTTCCAGATGTCCCTACACTAAAGGAAACAGTAGGAGAGGTATTAAACTATTCTTCTAGAGGTATTGGAGCTCCAAAAGGACTAGATCCTGTTGTATTGGAAAAACTCCAAACTGCTGCAGACAAAGCGATGAACAATCCGGAACACATTAAAAAAATGGAGGAACTAGGATTAAATATTGAAGTGATTAAAGGAGAAGATTATAAAGCTATGTTAAAAGAAGAAGAACAATCGGCAAAGGATCTTCAGCATTTAATGGGATGGTAA
- a CDS encoding Ldh family oxidoreductase, with protein sequence MITVQKEALEKCVLEIFQAAGLNEEQAGIVARHLVLANLRGIDSHGVSRVDIYTKRLDLGIMKRQTEINVVKETSSSMLLDGGSGVGIVLATKGMQIAVEKAKKTGIAIVGINYSSHCGMLADYTAYAAKNDCIALAVTNAPSSMAPWGGKEGYFGTNPLSYGIPAGKEVDIVFDMATSVVARGKITLARKNNQEIPIGWAISKDGYPTTDPIEAGKGLVLPVGGPKGYGLAFFVEVLSGLLTGAAFGPYISSLYKDLNKSQNVGQFFLVIRADLFEELASFKDRMDQMIEEIRNIPLAHGYDRIYLPGEIEYERSKKLAIEGIPLSKNVLDELASVVERYGLEMPV encoded by the coding sequence TTGATTACTGTCCAAAAAGAAGCTCTTGAAAAGTGCGTGCTTGAAATCTTCCAGGCCGCTGGTTTAAACGAAGAACAAGCTGGTATTGTAGCACGCCATCTTGTACTGGCGAATTTAAGAGGCATTGATTCCCACGGGGTCAGCCGGGTCGACATTTATACGAAACGGCTCGATCTTGGCATCATGAAAAGGCAAACAGAAATCAATGTAGTTAAAGAAACGTCATCCAGTATGCTGCTAGATGGTGGAAGCGGTGTCGGTATTGTTCTTGCAACAAAAGGAATGCAAATAGCTGTTGAGAAAGCCAAAAAAACTGGAATCGCCATTGTCGGCATTAATTATTCATCTCATTGTGGAATGCTTGCGGATTATACAGCGTACGCAGCGAAAAATGATTGTATTGCACTTGCTGTGACAAATGCACCGTCCAGCATGGCACCCTGGGGAGGCAAAGAGGGCTATTTTGGTACAAATCCTCTATCTTATGGAATTCCAGCCGGAAAAGAAGTTGATATTGTCTTTGATATGGCAACAAGTGTGGTAGCACGAGGCAAAATTACATTAGCCCGCAAAAATAATCAGGAGATTCCTATTGGCTGGGCGATTTCCAAAGATGGATACCCTACCACTGATCCGATTGAAGCAGGAAAAGGACTTGTTCTTCCTGTTGGAGGACCAAAAGGATATGGACTTGCTTTTTTTGTTGAGGTCTTATCAGGACTTCTAACAGGTGCGGCATTTGGCCCTTATATCTCAAGCCTTTATAAAGATTTAAACAAAAGCCAGAATGTTGGCCAGTTTTTTCTTGTGATACGAGCCGATTTATTTGAAGAATTGGCTTCTTTTAAAGATCGGATGGATCAAATGATTGAAGAAATTCGCAACATCCCACTTGCACATGGATATGACCGAATTTACTTGCCAGGGGAGATTGAATACGAAAGATCAAAAAAACTGGCAATAGAAGGTATTCCGCTCTCAAAAAATGTTTTAGATGAACTTGCATCAGTCGTTGAGCGTTACGGGTTAGAAATGCCTGTTTAA
- a CDS encoding HPr family phosphocarrier protein, whose translation MTMLQKQIVVGLDPGLESRAASHFVQKASSFSSDILLIKNEKKVAAKSIMGIMASAIRQGDNVTLITNGQDEEKAIHVLGGILTSGFDK comes from the coding sequence ATGACTATGCTTCAAAAACAAATTGTGGTTGGACTGGACCCTGGGCTTGAATCAAGGGCGGCATCTCATTTTGTCCAGAAAGCTTCGTCCTTCAGCAGTGACATTTTGCTGATAAAGAATGAAAAAAAGGTAGCAGCAAAAAGCATTATGGGCATCATGGCCTCAGCGATCCGCCAAGGTGATAATGTAACGCTTATCACAAATGGCCAGGATGAAGAAAAAGCGATTCATGTACTGGGTGGTATTCTTACTAGCGGATTTGATAAATAA